The Paenibacillus sp. FSL R7-0345 DNA segment GGATTAGAAGGAACGTGCACACATCAACCGGATCAATGGAGGTCACTAAATCGTGAATATACAATTTTCTACGCCTGCCGTCTATTGGACAGAGGCGCTGCCTGCAGGAAACGGTAATCTTGGCGCAATGGTATTTGGCGGGATTGAGAAGGAACGGATTGCCCTGAATGAAGATACCTTATGGTCAGGTTATCCCCGTGAATGGAACAATCCGGGGGCAAAGGAGGTCTTGCCGGAGATAAGATCCTTAATCGCGGAAGGGCGCTATGAGGAGGCGGACCAGCTCTGCCGGAAAATGCTCGGTCCCTATACGCAGTCTTATCTGCCGCTGGGGGACCTCAATATAACAATGGAGCACGGGCAATCTGCTGAGCGGGGCAGCTACAGCCGGAAGCTGGAGCTTTCATCCGGTATGGTCAGCACGCAATACACTATTGGCGGTGTACGATATACACGCGAGGTGTTTGTGTCGTACCCTGATCAGGTCATAGCCGTAAGGATGACGGCCAGCCGGGAAGGGACGCTGAGCTTCCGCGCCAGACTGGACAGTCCGCTCCGCCATAAATTCCGGCTGGAGCAGGGGCACCTTACTATTTACGGCCATGCCCCTGAACATGTAGATCCGAATTATTACGCGTCTGCCGAACCCATCCGTTACGGGGAGCCGCAGACCTCCCGGGGGCTGCGGTTTCAGGGAAGGCTGGCGGCAAGCCATACAGGCGGAAGCCTGCACGCAGGAGCGGAGGGGCTGCATATCACGGGTGCAACCTCGGCCACCCTGTATTTCAGTGCAGCGACAAGCTTTGACCCGCTGCTCCGGGTCAGCAGTCCGGACCGGATTCCTGAGGAGGTGACGGCCCGGATCATTGAGGCCGTTAGCAGTAAGGAATACGCTGCGGTCCGGGAGGCACATCTGCAGGATCACCGCTCACTGTTTGACCGGGTGAAGCTGCACCTGGGGACAAGCAAGGCTCCTGCAGATCTGCCGACCGATCAGCGTATTGCTGAGTACGGAAGCAGTGATCCCGGGCTGGTGGAGCTGCTGTTTCATTACGGCAGATATCTGCTTATCGCCAGCTCGCGGCCGGGAACCCAGCCTGCCAACCTGCAGGGAATCTGGAACCAGGAGACCCGGGCTCCCTGGAGCTCCAATTATACGCTGAACATTAATGCGGAAATGAATTACTGGCCTGCGGAAGTGTGCAACCTGGCTGAGCTGCATGAACCGTTCATCGGCTACATCGGCAGCCTGGCCGTTAACGGCCGGAAGACGGCCGAGGTGAATTACGGCGCCAGAGGCTGGGTCGCCCATCATAATTCCGACCTGTGGGCCCAGACAGGGCCAGCCGGTGCTTATGGTGACGGCGATCCCATATGGGCGTTCTGGCCTATGGGCGCTGTGTGGCTGACACAGCATTTGTGGGAGCATTATCTTTTTAGCGGAGATGAGGTTTTCCTGCGTGAGACCGCTTATCCGGTAATGAAGGATGCGGCGCTGTTCTGTCTGGACTGGCTGATCAAAAATGAGGACGGGGAATGGATTACTGCACCGTCCACCTCACCGGAGCATAAGTTTAATGCCGGAGGGGGGCTGCATGCTGTCACTGCGGCAGCCGCAATGGATCTGTCGCTGATTGCTGAATTGTTTGATAATTGCATGGAATCGGCCAAGCTGCTGCAGACGGATGAGGAATTCGCCAGTTTACTGGGAAGTACGAAGGAACGTCTGCAGCCTCTGCGCATCGGCCGGCAGGGCAGGCTGCAGGAATGGTCAGAGGATTATCCGGAGCAGGATGTCCATCACCGCCACGTTTCCCATCTGATCGGTGTCTATCCGGGCCGGCTGATCTCGGAGAAGTCGGCTCCTGAGCTGTTCCAGGCAGCCAGAACCGCGCTGGAGATCCGGGGGGACGGCGGAACCGGCTGGAGCCTGGGCTGGAAAATCAGCCTGTGGGCCCGGTTTAAGGACGGTAACCGGGCAGAGCGGCTCATTTCCAACCTGCTGACTCTGGTCAGGGAGAATGAGACTGCCCGTAACCGGGCCGCGGAAGGCGGTGTTTACGCTAATCTGTTCGATGCCCACCCGCCGTTTCAGATTGACGGTAATTTCGCCGCCACCTCGGGCATTGCAGAAATGCTGCTCCAGTCCCATCAGGGATTCATGGAGCTGCTGCCGGCCCTGCCGGACTCCTGGCCGGAAGGCTATGTAGCGGGACTAAGGGCCAGAGGCGGCTATGAAGTGGACATAGACTGGAGCAACGGCAGCTTGTCAGGCGCGGTTATTAGAGCTTCACGCACACAAACCTGCAAAGTGCTGGCTGGCCGGAAGATTCAGATTAGAGAAGCTGGAGCCCAAGCAGAGAATCATACAGTTACTGTATCGGACGGGATTGCCGAATTCCCGGTGGAAGCCGGCAAAAGCTATACCCTTACAGTCATTAAATAGCCTGTTCAACCCAAAAAACCTCATTGTTGAGGTTTTTTGGCGTTTACCGGCAGCTGCTCCGCGCTGAAGGTCAGCCGGTAGGCGGACGGCGAGAAGCCGGTGTTTGCCTTAAATGTCCTCGATAAATAGGAAATATCGGGTATTCCTACCCGGTCACCGATTTCCGCCAGCAGAAGATTCGTGGTCACAAGCAGCAGCTTGGCTTCCTCGAGTCTTTTTTTATTGATGTATTGGATCGGAGAGGTCCCGAACTGCCTTTTGAAGACACGGATAAAATAATTGGGCTGCAGGTGTGCAAGCTCCGCCAGCTCTTCAATGGTCAAATTCCGGTGGTAGCAGCGCTGGATATGCGTGATTACCTGCTGAAGCGGTTCAGAGACCGCTGCCGGCTTCAGCCCCTCCTGAGTTACCGCACTCTTTTCCAGATAGTAGGCTATCAGCTTGAGCATGGCGGATTTAACGAGCAGCG contains these protein-coding regions:
- a CDS encoding glycoside hydrolase family 95 protein; translation: MNIQFSTPAVYWTEALPAGNGNLGAMVFGGIEKERIALNEDTLWSGYPREWNNPGAKEVLPEIRSLIAEGRYEEADQLCRKMLGPYTQSYLPLGDLNITMEHGQSAERGSYSRKLELSSGMVSTQYTIGGVRYTREVFVSYPDQVIAVRMTASREGTLSFRARLDSPLRHKFRLEQGHLTIYGHAPEHVDPNYYASAEPIRYGEPQTSRGLRFQGRLAASHTGGSLHAGAEGLHITGATSATLYFSAATSFDPLLRVSSPDRIPEEVTARIIEAVSSKEYAAVREAHLQDHRSLFDRVKLHLGTSKAPADLPTDQRIAEYGSSDPGLVELLFHYGRYLLIASSRPGTQPANLQGIWNQETRAPWSSNYTLNINAEMNYWPAEVCNLAELHEPFIGYIGSLAVNGRKTAEVNYGARGWVAHHNSDLWAQTGPAGAYGDGDPIWAFWPMGAVWLTQHLWEHYLFSGDEVFLRETAYPVMKDAALFCLDWLIKNEDGEWITAPSTSPEHKFNAGGGLHAVTAAAAMDLSLIAELFDNCMESAKLLQTDEEFASLLGSTKERLQPLRIGRQGRLQEWSEDYPEQDVHHRHVSHLIGVYPGRLISEKSAPELFQAARTALEIRGDGGTGWSLGWKISLWARFKDGNRAERLISNLLTLVRENETARNRAAEGGVYANLFDAHPPFQIDGNFAATSGIAEMLLQSHQGFMELLPALPDSWPEGYVAGLRARGGYEVDIDWSNGSLSGAVIRASRTQTCKVLAGRKIQIREAGAQAENHTVTVSDGIAEFPVEAGKSYTLTVIK
- a CDS encoding AraC family transcriptional regulator — its product is MNYQQLTRMYMENLEVRVTAAGYNQVWTDWRELDYTPDYNKFYLICDGEGWLKIGDTEYTPRPGEWFLMPQGVEQSFSYTSGPRYTKYWCHFTARIGERNLFDLLQTPLWINAEHDGWAAELFRELLKYHEDPSVTGPLLVKSAMLKLIAYYLEKSAVTQEGLKPAAVSEPLQQVITHIQRCYHRNLTIEELAELAHLQPNYFIRVFKRQFGTSPIQYINKKRLEEAKLLLVTTNLLLAEIGDRVGIPDISYLSRTFKANTGFSPSAYRLTFSAEQLPVNAKKPQQ